Genomic DNA from Streptomyces venezuelae:
ACCAGGCGAGCTGGCCGTACCCGACGTCGACGGCGACGACGTGCGCGGCGCCCGCGCGCAGCAGCACGTCGGTGAAGCCGCCGGTGGACGCGCCCGCGTCCAGCGCGCGGCGCCCCTCGACCGTCAGCCCCTGCGGCCCGAAGGCGGTGAGGGCGCCCGCGAGTTTGTGCCCGCCGCGGGAGACGTAGTCGGGGTCGCTGTCGTCCTGCGTCACCACGATCGCGGCGGCCGTCTCGACCTGCGTCGCCGCCTTGGTCGCGACGGTCTTGCCGACCGCGACCCGGCCTGCGGCGATCAGCTGGCTCGCGTGCTCACGCGAGCGCGCGAGCTTCCTGCGGACGAGCTCGGCGTCGAGGCGGCGTCGTGCCACTCCTGCCACGTTCGGTTCAGCTCCTGTCGTACGAAGATCGAGTTGCCGGTGCCCCGGTGGGTGCCGGCGGTCCGGGGCGCGCGTCGAGCGCGGTCAGCGCGTCGCGCAGGCCCCGGTGTACATCCTCGTACACCTCGATGTGGCCGTCCGTGGCGAGGTGGTCCGCGTCGCCGAGCCGGGCGAGACAGGCGTCCACCTCGGCGTTGCCGGTGGGCGTGGGCTCGACGCCGAGGGGGGCGGGGGCTGCGGGGTCGTACGAAGGATCGTCCGGAGCCTGGAGCTCCGGCTCCACCGCCTCCCCCGGTCCGGGGCCCGCGAAAGAGTCGCTCATGGCACGACGCTACCGCGAAGCCCTGGGGTACGGTCGATCACGATGGCGACCATGGCGGAGTGCCGTACGGCACTCGACAAACTCTCCGACAATCTCGCGTCGGCCGACGGCGACGTGCGCAGTGCCGCTGCCCTGAACCGTTCGCTGAGCTGCCGCATCACCGATCTCGACGCCACCTTCACGGGCCGGCTCGAGAACGGCCGGATCACGGTCCTCGACAGCCACCCGGGCCCGCCGCGCGAGAAGGCGGAGATCCGTCTCGCGATGAGCGGGGACGACCTGCTGGCGATGGTGGACGGCGAGCTGAACTTCGCGAA
This window encodes:
- a CDS encoding alkyl sulfatase C-terminal domain-containing protein, with the translated sequence MATMAECRTALDKLSDNLASADGDVRSAAALNRSLSCRITDLDATFTGRLENGRITVLDSHPGPPREKAEIRLAMSGDDLLAMVDGELNFAKAWASGRVKLEAGFRDLLRLRSLL